In Oncorhynchus mykiss isolate Arlee chromosome 1, USDA_OmykA_1.1, whole genome shotgun sequence, the following proteins share a genomic window:
- the unc45a gene encoding protein unc-45 homolog A has translation MSVNGKEKNPGALKEEGNTLFNAGDMQGALCFYTKALKLSHSQAESAVLHRNRSACYLKLEDYTKAEADASKALDADPGDVKARFRRAQALQKLGRLNEAFLDAQRCAQMEPTNNTFKEMLRLLGAQSQKKSVQMSSTDARVQQMFSLLLDPSAQPSDRQKAAQNLVVLSREEAGAEQIFRNDGVKLIQSLLGSNQEEVVLSALRTLVGLCTGHQSRTMAIVNELGMEQLCGVMGSGASAVSLAACHLLQVMFEALTEGMNREIRGKDEAILPEPSRELRSMLRHLVEMMPASSVSGPGRDSAINLLVKQVPRKSQRNPDNSLTLWVIDQGLKKILEVAGTVPEMSEGPPLTDNSHMSCSVLLSKLYDDLKSDAERENFNKLCEEYVQHHFGRPGLESKLRAIQTVSVLLQGPSDVGNRTLEMSGMMDAVISLCASEVVCHQQVAVEALIHAAGKAKRASFITANGVALLKDLYKKSENDQIRVRALVGLCKLGSAGGTDFSMKQFAEGSTLKLAKQCRKWLCNESLPPTSRRWAIEGLAYLTFDADVKEDLVEDRNALQAMFQLAKSEDKTVLFAVGSTLVNCTNSYDVDKPDPQMVELAKYAKQHVPEEHPKDAHSFVEKRLMKLLEAGVVSALVCMGKQESPALTETCRECIARVFLALVERQEDRGTVVAQGGGKALLPLVSESTDVGKTKAAQALAKITITSNPEIAFPGERIYEVVRPLVSLLTLDCTLLQNFESLMALTNLAGISERLRQKIIKEKAVPKVEGYMFEEHELVRAAATECMCNLVLSTEVQQLYVATGNDRLKLLVLYSGEEDERLRKAAAGTLAMLTAEQPELCARIPGTTSHWLEILQALLLSDSLELRHRGVVVMLNLMQAEKSLAETLMESEALEILSVLAKSTEQSPISRAAQHCLDKAIEYGIIKKPEEGGEGNEP, from the exons ATGAGTGTAAACGGGAAGGAAAAG AACCCTGGTGCTCTGAAGGAAGAGGGGAATACCCTGTTCAATGCAGGGGACATGCAGGGAGCTCTGTGCTTTTACACCAAGGCTCTCAAATTGAGCCACAGCCAGGCGGAGAGTGCTGTCCTGCACCGCAACCGCTCCGCCTGCTACCTCAAGCTAGAAGACTACACCAAGGCTGAGGCTGATGCATCCAAAG ctcttgATGCTGACCCTGGTGATGTGAAAGCCAGGTTCCGGCGGGCACAGGCCCTGCAGAAGCTGGGTCGTCTGAACGAAGCGTTTCTGGACGCTCAGAGGTGTGCACAGATGGAGCCCACAAACAACACATTCAAGGAGATGCTCAGACTGCTGGGAGCACAGAGCCAGAAAAAG TCAGTTCAGATGTCCTCCACAGATGCTCGCGTTCAGcagatgttctctctcctcctggacCCCTCAGCACAGCCCTCGGACAGACAGAAG GCTGCTCAGAACCTGGTGGTGCTGTCTCGTGAGGAGGCGGGAGCCGAGCAGATCTTCCGTAACGACGGGGTGAAGCTGATCCAAAGTCTGCTGGGCTCCAATCAGGAGGAGGTGGTCCTGTCTGCTCTCAGGACCCTGGTTGGCCTGTGTACTGGCCATCAGTCCAGA ACCATGGCCATAGTGAACGAGCTGGGCATGGAGCAGCTGTGTGGGGTGATGGGCTCTGGTGCGTCTGCTGTGTCCCTGGCTGCCTGTCACCTGCTGCAGGTGATGTTCGAGGCCCTGACAGAGGGCATGAACAGGGAGATCAGAGGGAAGGACGAGGCCATACTGCCTG AGCCGTCTCGCGAGCTGCGCTCCATGCTGCGCCACCTGGTGGAGATGATGCCAGCGAGCAGTGTGTCCGGGCCGGGCCGAGACAGTGCCATCAACCTCCTGGTCAAACAGGTGCCCCGCAAGTCCCAGAGGAACCCAGACAACTCTCTCACACTGTGGGTCATAGACCAGG GGCTAAAGAAGATCCTAGAGGTAGCAGGAACGGTCCCTGAGATGTCTGAGGGACCTCCTCTCACAGACAACTCCCACATGAGCTGCTCTGTGCTCCTCAGCAAACTCTATGATGACCTGAAGAGTGATGCCGAGAGGGAGAACTTCAATAAACTCTGCGAGGAATATGTCCA GCATCACTTTGGCCGCCCCGGCCTGGAGAGTAAGCTGCGCGCCATTCAGACGGTGTCTGTGCTTCTGCAAGGACCCAGCGACGTGGGCAACAGGACCCTGGAGATGTCGGGTATGATGGATGCGGTCATCTCTCTGTGTGCCTCGGAGGTCGTGTGTCACCAGCAGGTGGCGGTGGAGGCTCTGATCCACGCTGCAGGCAAGGCCAAGAGGGCCTCGTTCATCACAGCCAATGGCGTGGCACTGCTCAAGGACCTCTACAAGAAGAGTGAGAACGACCAGATACGTGTTCGAGCGCTAGTG GGTTTGTGTAAGCTGGGTTCAGCTGGGGGGACAGATTTCAGCATGAAGCAGTTTGCTGAGGGATCCACACTGAAACTGGCCAAACAGTGCAGGAA GTGGCTGTGTAACGAGTCTCTCCCCCCAACGTCTCGGCGGTGGGCCATTGAGGGCCTGGCCTACCTCACCTTCGACGCTGACGTAAAGGAGGACCTAGTTGAGGACAGGAATGCCCTGCAGGCAATGTTTCAGCTAGCTAAG TCAGAGGATAAGACTGTACTGTTTGCAGTGGGCTCTACTCTGGTGAACTGTACTAACAGCTATGATGTGGACAAGCCTGACCCTCAGATGGTGGAGCTGGCCAAGTATGCTAAACAGCACGTACCAGAGGAACACCCCAAG GACGCTCACTCGTTTGTGGAGAAGAGGTTGATGAAGCTGCTGGAGGCAGGTGTGGTGTCTGCTCTGGTGTGCATGGGGAAACAGGAGAGTCCCGCCCTTACTGAGACCTGCAGGGAGTGCATCGCCAG GGTGTTCTTGGCTCTGGTGGAGAGGCAGGAGGACAGGGGCACAGTGGTGGCACAGGGTGGAGGAAAG GCCCTTCTCCCTCTGGTGTCTGAGAGTACTGATGTCGGGAAGACCAAGGCAGCACAGGCCCTTGCCAAGATCACCATCACATCCAACCCAGAGATAGCCTTCCctggggagaga atCTATGAGGTGGTGCGTCCCCTGGTCAGTCTGCTCACCCTGGACTGCACCCTGCTGCAGAACTTTGAGTCTCTCATGGCCCTCACCAACCTGGCTGGTATCAGCGAGCGGCTCAGacagaagatcatcaaggagaaAGCTGTACCCAAGGTAGAGGGTTACATGTTTGAGGAGCATGAGCTGGTCCGCGCTGCAGCCACAGAGTGCATGTGTAACCTGGTCCTGAGCACTGAGGTGCAGCAGCTCTACGTGGCCACGGGGAATGACCGTCTGAAGCTGCTGGTGCTCTACAGTGGAGAGGAAGATGAGAGGCTGAGGAAAGCTGCAGCTGGAACCCTGGCCATGCTGACTGCAGAGCAGCCTGAGCTGTGTGCCCGCATCCCTGGAACG ACCAGTCACTGGCTAGAGATCCTTCAGGCCCTGTTGCTTAGTGACAGCTTGGAGCTGCGTCACCGTGGAGTGGTGGTCATGCTGAATCTAATGCAGGCGGAGAAGAGCCTGGCCGAGACGCTGATGGAGAGCGAGGCGCTGGAGATCCTCTCCGTCCTGGCTAAATCCACAGAGCAGAGCCCCATCTCCAGAGCAGCACAGCACTGCCTGGATAAAGCCATTGAGTATGGCATCATCAAGAAGccagaggaagggggagaaggaaATGAGCCCTGA
- the kip1 gene encoding Calcium and integrin-binding protein 1 (The RefSeq protein has 2 substitutions compared to this genomic sequence), with product MGTTASQLRKDLLSEYQELTFLTKREIILAHKRFSELLSKEDRNVPTPRVPMEKVLSLPELKSNPFRKRISHVFSTSDMKDGSLTFEDFLDLLSAFSDSATLEIKSHYAFRIFDFDDDGTLDGGDLEKLVNCLTGETDDTRLTTEEMRQLISNILEESDIDKDGTVNLSEFQHVISRSPDFVSSFKIVL from the exons atgggAACAACAGCAAGTCAATTAAGGAAGGATCTGCTCTCAGAATATCAG GAGCTGACGTTTCTTACAAAGCAAGAAATTATTCT GGCACACAAGAGATTCAGTGAACTCCTCTCCAAAGAGGACAGAAACGTCCCCACCCCGCGAGTGCCCATGGAGAAAGTCCTTTCACTGCCAGAACTCAAG TCCAACCCTTTCAGAAAAAGGATCTGTCACGTATTCTCAACATCTGATATGAAAGATGGAAGTCTCACCTTTGAGGACTTCCTTGATCTCTTGAGTGCCTTCAGTGATTCAGCTACACTGGAAATCAAGTCCCACTACGCATTCCGCATTTTTG ACTTTGATGATGATGGCACTCTGGATGGTGGGGACCTGGAGAAGCTGGTGAACTGTCTGACTGGTGAGACGGATGACACAAGGCTTACCACTGAAGAGATGAGGCAGCTCATCAGCAAT ATTCTTGAAGAGTCTGATATAGACAAAGATGGAACTGTGAATCTGTCAGAGTTCCAACACGTCATCTCAAGGTCACCAGATTTTGTCAG TTCTTTTAAGATTGTTCTGTGA
- the gdpgp1 gene encoding GDP-D-glucose phosphorylase 1, producing MEDGKSPTRFVYCNRDFADHVCWSGCGDRTASMSKFDTTIQAGWTDRMDRGLFRYHLGDLETRILPGPARYVAQLNIQRGIERRQPQEILSIKQNFDTKQFNFNKINPEEVIFEMSKQIEPTSQPKGGGPCKENGHPCDDLCRIMVMVNVSPLEFGHCLLVPEPTQCSPQVLTPAAIQIGIESVLLSSDPGFRVGFNSLGAFASVNHLHLHGYYMKQELNLETASTQPLVPEKGFYRLRDFPIGFMFYAEMDDLEKVVCAISQVTNSLVERNKAHNLFFTRGCPPGKSDVRARRGVRIVVWPRRSCFGAKDESAFNVALCELAGHLPFKNRHDFEHSTEKDVMAIIQRYLLPDQQFLQLEQQLTAHLQKDIKA from the coding sequence ATGGAGGACGGCAAATCGCCAACACGTTTCGTCTACTGTAACCGAGATTTTGCTGACCATGTTTGCTGGTCTGGATGTGGTGACCGAACTGCCTCGATGTCTAAATTTGACACGACAATTCAAGCCGGATGGACTGACAGGATGGACAGGGGGCTGTTCCGTTATCACCTGGGCGACTTGGAGACAAGAATTTTACCTGGGCCGGCTCGGTATGTGGCCCAACTGAATATTCAAAGAGGGATAGAGCGAAGACAGCCTCAGGAAATATTAAGCATCAAACAAAACTTTGACACCAAGCAGTTCAACTTCAACAAAATCAATCCAGAGGAAGTCATTTTTGAGATGAGTAAGCAAATTGAGCCTACGTCGCAACCCAAAGGTGGGGGCCCCTGTAAAGAGAATGGACACCCATGTGATGATCTCTGTAGAATTATGGTGATGGTCAATGTTAGCCCATTGGAATTTGGTCACTGTTTATTAGTTCCAGAGCCCACCCAGTGTTCACCACAGGTCCTGACCCCCGCTGCCATCCAAATCGGAATCGAATCTGTGCTGCTGAGTTCTGACCCGGGCTTCCGGGTGGGATTCAATAGTCTTGGCGCGTTTGCATCTGTCAATCATCTCCACCTTCATGGATACTACATGAAGCAGGAGCTAAACTTAGAAACTGCTTCAACCCAACCCTTAGTGCCGGAAAAGGGATTTTACCGTCTGAGAGACTTCCCCATCGGCTTTATGTTCTACGCTGAAATGGATGACCTTGAGAAAGTTGTCTGTGCCATTAGTCAGGTCACAAACTCATTGGTGGAGAGGAACAAGGCACACAACCTGTTTTTCACTCGAGGCTGCCCACCTGGGAAGTCTGATGTGCGTGCCAGGCGTGGTGTGCGCATTGTTGTGTGGCCTAGGAGGTCCTGCTTTGGTGCCAAGGATGAATCTGCCTTCAATGTGGCTCTGTGTGAGCTGGCTGGACATTTACCATTCAAGAACAGACATGACTTTGAACACAGCACTGAAAAAGATGTGATGGCCATCATTCAGAGGTATCTGCTGCCTGACCAACAGTTTCTTCAGTTGGAACAGCAACTTACTGCACATTTACAGAAAGACATTAAAGCTTGA